AGTGAAGAAAGCAGGAGCAGTCATTGACGTTGCGGTAAATTCTGGCGCAAATGTCATCTCAGATATTCGTTTTGAGATAAAAGACCCAGATATTTACTATCAGAAAGCGTTAAGTGCCGCTTTGGAAAAAGCCAATCAAAAAGCTCAAACAATCGCTCAGTCTCTCCATATCTCTCTACCAAATACACCACACCGAATCATTGAAACTGGTTCTGTAGCACCATCACCTCGCATGTTTAGCGAAGTTCAAAGTACGCAAATACAACCTGGACAATTAACGATAAGTGCGCAGGTGACATTAATTTTTCTTCTTACCTCATAAGAAAAGGGCGTATCAACGCCCTATTTCGTCATCGCATGTTCAACTTTAATGCAGCGATCCATAATCATTTTCATATTATGCTTTTTCCCATATTCATAAGCTTCTTCATTCATTACGCCAAGCTGTGCCCAGAAAACGTCCGCACCAATTTCCACGGTTTCTTTCATAATATCAGGAAGAAATTCGCTTCTTCTAAATACATTCACGATGTCTACGTGACCTTTAATATCTTTCAATGAATCTACCGCTTTTATGCCGAGCGCTTCATCAATTGTTGGATTAACCGGGATGATTTCATAACCTGCATCCATCATGGCCTGCGAGATCATAAATGAAGTACGTCCTGGATTATTTGATAAACCAACGACGGCAATTCGCTTATTTGTTTTTAGAATCTTGCCGATTTCTTCTCGAGTCGGGTTTTCAATTGCCATGTAGTTCTCCCCTTTGCAATTTATGGTATATCTCTATTATAGAAGATGTATGAGCAGAGAAAAACTATTTCGCTCAAAGCTCTTGTGAGAGCCAAGACATCTCTTTTATTACAAGCTCAGGGCAGTCATAAGGAATATTATGCCCCGATCCTTTTGCCTTTATGTATCGTGAACCAGTAGCGAGTTGCGCTTGTTCGAAAATCAGTTCCTCCCAAACTTCCTCAAAAGTGACAGCTTCATTTGCAGGAGTCCCTGCTTTTATCTGCTGTTTGGAAGCATTTTCTCCATCTCTTCCAATGACAGTAAGAGGAAGATTTGTGAAATTCGACTTGTCTAATTGATTGGCACTAAAAACCATGTTGCGAATCTCGCTACCGACAGCACGATACAAAACAGGACTTGTATCACGATCCAACAAAGCTGTTTGAATATCATCCTCCCATTTACGGAATAGTTCCGGCAACTCTGGTTGAAGTTCTGCGATCAATTCTTCTTTCGTCATTTTTGCGTAAGTGGTCTATTTCTTTATCCAACCCGCTCTATATTTACATATTTTGTTTATTAATAGCCTCGCTTCTATTTTATCTATTTGTTATAATTTTCTTAATTAACTGAAGGGAGATTTCAATATGTCAAAAATCCTACGATTAATCTCATCAAACGGGAGGGACGTATGACTTTAATTTAACTGTACCCCCTCCTATCTTTCTATTGTCGGAACTTACAATGAAAGTTGGAGGAACATGTCATCTCATTCAACACGAAATCTTACCCTTTTATTCTGGGTGAACTTTTTTGGTACCATCAGTTTTTTGCAACCGGTTCTTACGCTTTTTTATGTAAAAAACGGCTTAAACGAAGCTGATATCCTCATTATCTTGATGTGCTGGAGCGGTGCTGTCTTCATCGGTGAAATCCCAACTGGAGTTTTCGCGGATGCATATGGAGCTAGAAATGCATTTCTAATAGGATCCATCATCAAGATAAGCAGTATAGGCATTCTTTTAATGGCAGATAGCTTAACAATGTTTATGCTGTTTAGCATCTTAAATGGATTATCGGTCACCTTTTTTTCTGGTGCAGACGAAGCATTAATTTATGAGTCATTAAAGAAAGATAAAAACCATCACAAAATGGATGAAGTCATGGGGAAAATTCAATCAGCGGGATTTATAGCTATGATGATTGCTGTTCTAGTTGGATCATTTCTTGCTAAAGATTTACAGAGCGAACAATTTCAGCTACTTATTCTCTTCAGCATCATTTCTTATATTATTGAATTCATTCTCTTGTTATTCATCCATGAACCATCAGGCAAGGTAGAAGTTAAAGGGACATCTTTACAAAATGTAATTGAAGGGATTCAGGTGATTAAGAAAGCACCTCAACTGTTATTCCTGTTCCTAAACCTTACGCTCGTCTTTATTCCTACCGTTGCGGTGTTTCAAAAATTTGATCAGCCATTGATGATTAATGCTGGTCTGCCTGTCTACATCATTGGGCCTATTTATGCTGTTGGTGCATTACTCGCATTCTTATCATCTAGAAGTATCAATATGCTTCATAGGAATTTCTCTTATAAGGTGCTTATGTACTTTTCTGGTTTTCTTTCAGCATGCGGGCTAGTCGTCGCTGCAATTTTCCAGAATCAGCTCTGGGTTATTTTGTTTGTTGTCTTGTTTCTAAGATGGGTAGGCGCCATTAGATATCCGATTTATTCCAAGTTGAGCAATGACCTCATCCCTTCTCACATAAGAGCAACTACGATCTCTTTGCTATCTATATTAGATTCTGTATTTGATTTAGTTGTCTTCACCTTATTAACCTTGTTTGCAACGAGCGGCATTCAAGGTATTCTCATCGGATCTGCTATTGTCGCACTGATAGGATCAACTCTTCCAATTCAAATCAACAAAAGGCGAGCAAAACTGGGATCCAGTCTAATGAATCGGTAAATAAATTTCCAGAATGGTTTGCAATTTATAAGAGGCGGTGCTATTATATATTTAAACCATTTTACTATTAATATATTTAGGATTTAAATTAGCTGTAGCTTCGAAAGAGGGTAACAAAGTTAAATCCTCTTAAAAAGCTGCAGTTTTTTAATGTAAACGTATTACAATGGTAAATGGTGAATTTTAAATTATGTACGATGAGGTACATTAGGAGGCAATTTTTTATGCAAAACGGTAAAGTAAAATGGTTCAACGCTGAAAAAGGTTTCGGTTTCATCGAAGTTGAAGGTGGAGACGACGTATTCGTACACTTCTCTGCAATCAATGGTGAAGGTTTCAAAACACTTGACGAAGGCCAAGAAGTTAACTTCGAAATCGTAGAAGGTAACCGCGGACCACAAGCAGCTAACGTAACAAAAGCATAAATCGCTTTACAAGCCCCTGACGATCTTTCGTCCGGGGCTTGTTTATTTTCTATAAATGATTAGCTTAAATCCTTTATTAGACCAATCATCCAATACATTTTGCACAGACTGACATTGATAAGGATGGAACATCGTTTGACCATTTTTATTTAACAAAACCGTCTCATTAATCGCATAACAACCATGAACAGGCGTGTCGTTGTTGAACCAAACAAGTACATCTTCAGAATCCACGGTATTTTGACTGCTCACTTTTTTATATCCATACGATTCTAAAGAGGAAAGAAACTCATAGCCCACTACCCAGGATTGTGCTATGTGTGTTCTTCGAGCAGCTTCCTTTTCAAGATTCATCAATGTAAATGCAAAACAATTCGGCCCGTTGCATCCCGTAAAGGCATTAACCAAGGCTGGATTTGTTGTTACTTCTTCGTTTATTTGTATGGAATGAGATGAAACGAATCTTTTTGAAATGCTTTCTAGCAGCTTATACCTAAAGGAAATAGGTAGCAGCTTCCAACTCCAACCTTGAAACACTACGATTTCTTCTCCTTCATAGTTTAGTGAGATTTCCTCCAAAATGTCACGCGTATCAGGATTAATCTCTAAGAGCTCCCGAAATCTAAAATGAAAACCACGTCCATTTGCTACTTGACCGAGAAGAAGTTCTATTTGCACGTCTTTATGAAGTGATAAAAATGATCCATTCGATACCTTTGCAATCCACTTGCATTGAGGATGAACATTCCATGTTAAGAAAGACGTTCGCTCATCAAGACTTAATTGGGAGTATCCATCTTCTCTAGAAACAGCTGTGAATTTCGTCGGTTTATTTTCAAAGAATAAGAGATCATAATCAGGTACAAATTTAGTGTCCCATTCTTCAAGAACTTCTTCTGATAATCGGTTATTTTTCACTCGTTTTATTTCCAATCCTCACTCGCCCTTTCAACCAAAGTCTTATCAATTACGATGCTTATTAGAAGAGAGCTTTTTACTAAGGAGTATTTCGTCATGAATAGGTATGTTTTGATGGCCGGTTAATGGAATCTCGGGCTTTACTTGACGAGCTAAATCAACCGCTCCCCTAGCAACACCTTTCATTCTGTATCTCTTTCGCTGATAAAATTCAAAAGCGCTAAGGTTATCGTTGGTTGTGATCACCTTCATTTCGGAACATCCATTCTCGACTGCCACAAGCTCTATTCTCATCAATAACCGACCGCCAATCCCTTCCTTTTCAATCAAACTATCAAGTGAAATGATTTCAACGTGATCTTCATACAATCGATAGGTCGCAACACCTATTATCTCTCCATCTGAATCATAAGCTATGAATCCATCTAATTCATGTAAAATATACGTTCCGGTAGAGATCACCATTTCTGTGCTGCCCCACAACTGAACAAACAATCGGGACAACGTCTCTCTATTACAATGATTAATGGGCAAAATATGGTATCCAGCAAAATCATAAGCCATTAGGATGCAGTCGTTCCAAGAACCTTCATGCAATTCATGTTTAGGAAGGATACCTAAATTCGCAAAACCTACCTGCTGATAACACCGTATCGCCCTCTTATTCCAGTGCTGTGGATCCATAACAACAAGAGAACCTTTTAAAATTTTTTCAATATAATGCACAACTGATCGAATGAGCTTTTTCCCAATATTTTTATTCCAATATGAGGTTTCCCCGATAAACTGGTCCATGCCATATGACTGATCAGGGAGCTTGATCCCCTCTACCTCTGCTAACAAATAAAACTGTATGTATCCGATCGGAATATCATGAAACAACACAAGGCATCTTACTTCATCGTCTTCTATAAAAAAATCTTCCAAAACTTTTTCTCTTGTATATGGCCGGTCTCTTCCTTCGTAATAAGCAAGAACTTGTTGATCTGTTAACCACTTTAATAGAAAGAGTTCATCCCCTTCTTGAAGATAACGAATACTTAACTCATCATGTTTGATAATGAAATTCATCTTTTTAACCTCCAGTACACGCTTCATTCTATAACTTATGCAAACTCCTAACCCTACTACTATCGGTACTTTTCGCATTAGAGTGAATGCCTGATTGTTGATCATTCAAAAAACATTAAAAAAATACGCATAAACAGTAATAATTCTCCCCAATTTAGGGTATAATAATAAGTTTAGGTTGTATCAATATCAAGATGATTGTGTTACACTTAGAGGAACTTATTAGAGATGGGACTTGATAAACATATATGGGAAAATACATGATTGACCACCAAAAACAAATTGTCCATAGGACAGCCTACGCTGGTGATGAATGTCATTTACCCGAGACGCCGATCAAAGATCGTTCTGAAGCCAACCATGAAGAAGAACTTCTCGTTTTTCTTAGACAAAAAGGCTATCGCAAATGTGCATCCTGTTTCTTTGGGTCAACTTTTGAAGAACATTATGAATTTGACAATCCTCCAAGATACGTATAAACGTTCCTTGACTATTTAAAGTAAATAAATCAATAGATAAATTTGTCAAAGACAAGGATCAGCAGATCCCTGTCTTTTTATTTTGGAATAGTTACATATGATCGTTCCTTCCTCAAGTTTTAAGGTTGATTAATTTGAAGGAAGCGTCATATATATCTGTTTCACTCTTTTATTGTGAGCGTTTTCAAGATATAATGCAATTGGTCGCTCTTTTCTGAACACTTTTTCTATTCAAGAGTTTGTATTTTCATGTTACATAAAAGGGGTTGATATGTTATATTCATAACTATGTTTTTATAAAAATACGTTTTAGTTGATAGAAAATCCGTTGCAAAACGACAGAGGTGACACTACGTGAACAGTACTCATCAAAGAAAAGTAACTTCAGAAGGATTATTAAAATTTATTATCCCATCTCTCATTGGTATTTTCTTATTCATGATTCCCATACCAAATGATGAAGGTGTTACGATTCCAATAGCAAAACTAGCTGGTTGGCTCCAGGCCCTATTTGGGACAGCTATCCCTTTCTCTCTTCCCGCAATTATGACCATTGTTATTACAATTACAGCAGTACTTAGTTTCCTAGCAGTAGTAGCTAAACCTGATTGGATTACGAAGAGTTCTTTCCTGACAAGTCTATTACAAGTATCAGGTATTTGGTTACTTGCTCGTATTCTGGGTATGATTTTCGCGATATTAACACTATTTAAAATCGGTCCAGAATGGGTTTGGTCAGACGCAACTGGAGGATTATTACTAAATGATCTTATTCCTATTCTTTTTTCTGTATTTTTATTTGCGGGGCTTTTCTTACCTCTTCTACTAAACTTCGGTTTATTGGAATTTTGTGGAACCCTTCTTACGAAAATAATGCGTCCGATTTTCACTCTACCAGGTCGTTCTTCAATTGATTGTCTTGCTTCGTGGATGGGTGATGGTACAATCGGTGTTCTTTTAACGAGTAAACAATATGAAGATGGTTATTATACGAAACGAGAAGCAGCCGTAATTGGCACAACATTCTCAGTAGTATCGATCACCTTCAGTATTGTTGTACTGCAACAAATGAAACTTGAGGAATACTTCTTACAATATTATTTAACGATCGTATTAGCTGGAGTTGTGGCAGCTGTTATTATGCCGAGAATCCCACCCCTCTCGAGGAAATCCGATACTACTTACGAAACAGAAGCAGATGCTCCTGATGATACGATACCTGAAGGCAAATCTCGTTTTCAGTGGGGAGTAATCCAAGCAACAAGAACAGCGGTAGATAATCGTG
The sequence above is drawn from the Pseudalkalibacillus hwajinpoensis genome and encodes:
- a CDS encoding CoA-binding protein, translated to MAIENPTREEIGKILKTNKRIAVVGLSNNPGRTSFMISQAMMDAGYEIIPVNPTIDEALGIKAVDSLKDIKGHVDIVNVFRRSEFLPDIMKETVEIGADVFWAQLGVMNEEAYEYGKKHNMKMIMDRCIKVEHAMTK
- a CDS encoding MFS transporter; its protein translation is MSSHSTRNLTLLFWVNFFGTISFLQPVLTLFYVKNGLNEADILIILMCWSGAVFIGEIPTGVFADAYGARNAFLIGSIIKISSIGILLMADSLTMFMLFSILNGLSVTFFSGADEALIYESLKKDKNHHKMDEVMGKIQSAGFIAMMIAVLVGSFLAKDLQSEQFQLLILFSIISYIIEFILLLFIHEPSGKVEVKGTSLQNVIEGIQVIKKAPQLLFLFLNLTLVFIPTVAVFQKFDQPLMINAGLPVYIIGPIYAVGALLAFLSSRSINMLHRNFSYKVLMYFSGFLSACGLVVAAIFQNQLWVILFVVLFLRWVGAIRYPIYSKLSNDLIPSHIRATTISLLSILDSVFDLVVFTLLTLFATSGIQGILIGSAIVALIGSTLPIQINKRRAKLGSSLMNR
- the cspD gene encoding cold-shock protein CspD, with amino-acid sequence MQNGKVKWFNAEKGFGFIEVEGGDDVFVHFSAINGEGFKTLDEGQEVNFEIVEGNRGPQAANVTKA
- a CDS encoding GNAT family N-acetyltransferase, which translates into the protein MNFIIKHDELSIRYLQEGDELFLLKWLTDQQVLAYYEGRDRPYTREKVLEDFFIEDDEVRCLVLFHDIPIGYIQFYLLAEVEGIKLPDQSYGMDQFIGETSYWNKNIGKKLIRSVVHYIEKILKGSLVVMDPQHWNKRAIRCYQQVGFANLGILPKHELHEGSWNDCILMAYDFAGYHILPINHCNRETLSRLFVQLWGSTEMVISTGTYILHELDGFIAYDSDGEIIGVATYRLYEDHVEIISLDSLIEKEGIGGRLLMRIELVAVENGCSEMKVITTNDNLSAFEFYQRKRYRMKGVARGAVDLARQVKPEIPLTGHQNIPIHDEILLSKKLSSNKHRN
- a CDS encoding YjiH family protein gives rise to the protein MNSTHQRKVTSEGLLKFIIPSLIGIFLFMIPIPNDEGVTIPIAKLAGWLQALFGTAIPFSLPAIMTIVITITAVLSFLAVVAKPDWITKSSFLTSLLQVSGIWLLARILGMIFAILTLFKIGPEWVWSDATGGLLLNDLIPILFSVFLFAGLFLPLLLNFGLLEFCGTLLTKIMRPIFTLPGRSSIDCLASWMGDGTIGVLLTSKQYEDGYYTKREAAVIGTTFSVVSITFSIVVLQQMKLEEYFLQYYLTIVLAGVVAAVIMPRIPPLSRKSDTTYETEADAPDDTIPEGKSRFQWGVIQATRTAVDNRASNVIKGGFQNVLDMWMGVIPIVMAIGTIALIIAETTPLFSYLGAPFVPILNLMQVPEAAEAAQTMVIGFADMFLPAIIGADIESDLTRFVIASLSVTQLIYMSEVGGLLLGSKVPVRFIDLFIIFIERTIISLPIIVVMAHIIF